One window of Deltaproteobacteria bacterium genomic DNA carries:
- the asnB gene encoding asparagine synthase (glutamine-hydrolyzing) — protein MCTICGHFVKDGNIKTTDIYDMLIKMSHRGPDSHGVYLDQRLSRAENVEDLKEALLYKSHIALGHSRLTIVGQEKATQPYTSCDGKLNLIHNGEIYNYEKLKSLLLRQHTFKTSSDSEVIVHLLEETYQGDLLDAMKKVVNILDGMYALAVTDGDSVVLARDPIGKKPLYHIENEGVTYFASEKKALWNGKDRPARLNPGNILHIKSSGVKEHEGFALQLPQIDIVDFREAVEAYKEVLIGAVKKRLTGLRESRIGVIFSGGIDSVLIAKLLQREGKNITCYCTGTGDSGDMVAARAVAEDMGLDLKTTIIEEGMVEEILPEIIRSVEESGLLQVEVAIPMYLAARLAAEDSIRVMFTGQAADELFAGYPWYNDVVRQSGYLRLHEKLWEDLTFLYTDTLEREDKLTMAHSIELRAPYLDRDVIQTAMKISPRLKIEGEHDTLRKRVHRQASVELGVPPYLGFRAKDPAQSGSGIHGIIEKIANRQVHRIDADLVNENLRRDKGSLYRYGDDIYGEDGPRSYLQTIEAEIQKKYIPPFLANQHRPESDGHPVCDAA, from the coding sequence ATGTGCACCATATGCGGTCATTTTGTTAAAGACGGCAATATAAAGACAACGGATATCTATGACATGCTGATAAAGATGAGTCATCGGGGACCTGATTCTCACGGTGTTTATTTGGATCAAAGGTTAAGCAGGGCAGAGAATGTTGAGGACCTGAAGGAAGCACTTTTATATAAAAGCCATATCGCTCTGGGGCATTCAAGATTGACGATCGTGGGGCAGGAAAAGGCGACCCAGCCATATACGTCCTGCGATGGGAAGTTGAACTTGATTCACAATGGAGAGATTTACAATTATGAGAAGCTGAAAAGTCTTTTGCTCAGGCAGCACACGTTTAAGACGAGCAGCGATAGCGAGGTGATTGTACACCTTTTGGAGGAGACTTATCAGGGAGATCTCCTGGATGCCATGAAAAAGGTGGTGAACATTCTGGATGGGATGTATGCCCTTGCCGTAACCGACGGCGATTCGGTTGTCCTGGCCAGAGACCCCATCGGCAAAAAGCCCCTTTATCACATTGAAAACGAGGGCGTCACCTATTTTGCTTCAGAAAAAAAGGCCCTGTGGAATGGCAAAGATAGACCCGCGAGATTGAACCCCGGCAATATCCTGCATATCAAAAGCAGTGGTGTAAAAGAGCACGAGGGCTTTGCGCTTCAACTCCCCCAGATTGACATCGTGGATTTTCGGGAGGCCGTAGAGGCTTATAAAGAAGTACTGATCGGGGCCGTCAAAAAGAGGCTTACGGGGCTCAGGGAATCACGGATCGGCGTAATATTCTCAGGCGGTATCGATTCAGTGCTCATCGCGAAACTGCTCCAGCGCGAGGGAAAAAATATTACCTGCTACTGTACCGGTACCGGGGACTCGGGAGATATGGTGGCCGCGCGTGCGGTAGCCGAGGATATGGGACTCGACCTCAAGACGACCATCATTGAAGAAGGGATGGTGGAGGAAATCCTTCCGGAAATTATTCGGTCCGTTGAAGAAAGCGGCCTCCTTCAGGTCGAGGTCGCGATTCCGATGTATCTGGCGGCCCGGTTGGCAGCCGAAGATTCGATCCGGGTGATGTTCACCGGGCAGGCGGCGGATGAACTCTTTGCCGGGTACCCATGGTATAATGACGTGGTCCGCCAGTCAGGGTATCTCCGCCTCCATGAAAAACTCTGGGAGGACCTGACGTTTCTGTATACGGATACCCTCGAAAGGGAGGACAAGCTTACCATGGCGCATTCCATTGAACTGAGGGCGCCCTATCTGGATAGAGATGTCATTCAAACCGCCATGAAGATCTCTCCAAGGTTGAAAATCGAAGGGGAGCACGATACCCTGAGAAAACGGGTCCACAGACAGGCCTCGGTGGAACTGGGCGTCCCGCCCTATCTCGGGTTTCGGGCAAAAGATCCTGCACAATCCGGCTCCGGAATCCACGGGATCATTGAAAAGATCGCCAATAGGCAGGTTCACAGGATCGATGCCGATCTTGTGAACGAAAATCTCAGAAGGGATAAGGGGAGCCTGTATCGGTACGGCGACGATATCTATGGTGAAGATGGACCGCGATCCTATCTGCAGACCATAGAAGCAGAGATCCAGAAAAAATATATCCCCCCATTTCTGGCCAATCAGCATCGGCCGGAATCTGATGGACACCCGGTGTGCGATGCTGCTTAG
- a CDS encoding LysM peptidoglycan-binding domain-containing protein, with translation MGVNRGCCHTRQGSFRLSGRRSCLPVLARPPRVFFLYALVALFLCGCLTTVSRAEGNGAAVTHVVKRGETLSGIALAHKVSVEQLRGWNALRGDKIFVGQRLQVGPPAPPASYVVRSGDTLSEIAAQCRIPLSTLRLLNRINNDRIYPGQELKLIASPEKGAAPEEAFEYVVKRGDSLSAIARRFDMGVGLLRQLNRLTGDRIFPGQRLQLRPSSLDEAVHIVRSGDTLSSIALKYKTTVSELATLNGIEGSRIFVGQELRLKKTPARIHIVERGDALWEIAEAYGMSVGELKKLNGLSSDRIYPGQELQLSATQAVPYAVYTVKSGDYLGRIARLHQMSISELKSLNNIQGYVIHPGEKLKVNPILRSERDGRMLREINWDNLVQVSSKFRRIPDGNGPYYGQCPRAKQQLHAGYYEGPCLSLWQTYLQARSLLRAFDHEIDRLGRLGSSLKGWHIVLDPGHGGLDPGAVVVNLDGNGEKVYVVEHEYVYDVALRVYVLLRLHGATVTLTVLSPNHLIRRSDPPTRTFVNEKNEVYNSEAYNRQNRTANWPRGGRNGNLSYRVNIAARAFKNVPKHRRMFLSFHADIDHRSPEAPLVLYYRSGTGRYEDTPSRKFAQSILPSLGAGAYARGQNLGVLRKNPAYVKVMLELRNLAYTDHAWALRFEELRQRDAEKVVKGVLNYVRRQK, from the coding sequence ATGGGAGTCAATAGAGGGTGTTGTCACACACGGCAAGGGTCTTTCAGACTCTCCGGCCGCCGGTCCTGCCTGCCGGTTTTGGCGCGCCCGCCCCGGGTCTTTTTTCTTTATGCACTGGTGGCGCTGTTTCTATGCGGGTGCCTCACCACCGTCAGCCGCGCAGAGGGAAACGGGGCTGCGGTCACCCATGTTGTAAAGCGGGGGGAGACCCTGAGCGGGATCGCCCTCGCCCATAAGGTGTCGGTCGAGCAATTGCGGGGATGGAACGCGCTTCGTGGGGACAAGATCTTCGTCGGGCAGCGTCTTCAAGTAGGCCCACCTGCACCGCCTGCGTCCTATGTGGTCAGAAGCGGCGATACGCTTTCTGAAATCGCCGCGCAATGCCGGATTCCCCTGTCTACCCTTCGCCTGTTGAACCGGATCAATAACGACCGGATTTATCCGGGGCAGGAACTCAAGCTGATCGCTTCCCCGGAAAAGGGCGCAGCGCCGGAGGAGGCGTTTGAGTATGTGGTCAAAAGGGGAGACAGTTTGTCCGCCATCGCCCGGCGATTCGATATGGGCGTGGGGCTGTTGCGACAGCTCAACCGTCTGACGGGGGATCGTATTTTTCCCGGGCAGCGGTTACAGCTGCGGCCCTCGTCCCTGGATGAGGCCGTTCACATCGTTCGTTCGGGGGATACGCTATCGTCCATTGCACTCAAGTACAAGACGACCGTGTCCGAGCTGGCCACTCTCAATGGTATTGAGGGGAGCCGGATCTTTGTCGGTCAGGAATTACGGCTCAAGAAGACCCCGGCCCGCATTCACATCGTGGAGCGCGGCGATGCGTTGTGGGAGATTGCCGAAGCCTATGGGATGTCGGTTGGGGAACTCAAGAAACTGAACGGGCTCTCCTCGGATCGGATTTATCCCGGACAGGAACTGCAGCTGAGCGCCACACAGGCGGTGCCCTACGCTGTATACACGGTCAAGTCGGGGGATTATCTGGGCAGGATTGCACGCCTGCACCAGATGAGCATTTCCGAATTGAAGAGCCTGAACAACATCCAGGGGTATGTGATCCATCCCGGAGAGAAGCTGAAGGTGAACCCGATCCTGCGCAGTGAAAGAGATGGGCGCATGCTTCGGGAAATCAATTGGGATAATCTGGTTCAGGTCTCCAGTAAATTCAGAAGAATTCCGGATGGGAATGGACCCTATTACGGCCAGTGCCCCAGGGCAAAGCAACAGTTGCATGCGGGTTACTATGAAGGACCCTGCCTCTCCCTCTGGCAAACGTATCTTCAGGCCCGGAGCCTCTTGCGTGCATTCGACCACGAAATCGATCGGCTCGGACGCCTGGGCAGCAGCCTGAAGGGCTGGCATATTGTACTGGATCCGGGTCACGGGGGGCTCGATCCGGGGGCCGTGGTGGTTAACCTGGACGGCAACGGCGAAAAGGTCTATGTGGTAGAGCACGAGTATGTCTACGATGTCGCCCTCCGGGTCTATGTATTGCTGCGGCTTCACGGTGCAACGGTTACCTTGACCGTGCTGAGCCCCAATCACCTGATCCGTCGTTCGGACCCGCCGACCCGGACATTCGTCAATGAGAAAAATGAGGTCTACAACAGCGAAGCATACAACCGGCAGAACCGGACGGCAAACTGGCCAAGGGGAGGCCGCAACGGAAACCTCTCATACCGCGTAAATATTGCGGCCAGGGCCTTCAAAAATGTGCCCAAACATCGCCGCATGTTTCTATCCTTTCATGCGGATATCGATCACCGATCCCCTGAAGCGCCTCTGGTCTTATATTACAGGAGCGGAACCGGCCGGTACGAAGACACTCCTTCCAGGAAATTTGCGCAATCTATTCTTCCATCCTTAGGCGCCGGGGCCTATGCCAGGGGTCAGAATCTCGGGGTGCTCCGGAAAAACCCGGCATATGTCAAAGTGATGTTGGAACTCCGCAATCTTGCCTATACCGACCACGCCTGGGCCCTTCGTTTTGAGGAGTTGCGACAGCGCGATGCGGAAAAGGTCGTCAAAGGCGTACTGAATTATGTCCGCAGGCAGAAGTGA
- a CDS encoding cold shock domain-containing protein, whose translation MEGTVNSYSEQKGFGFITRDDGEEVSFYRSSIMMEGYRRLNGGDRVLFDIAETPRGPEAKNIRKVGHDKSTLH comes from the coding sequence ATGGAAGGGACTGTAAACAGCTATAGTGAACAGAAAGGTTTTGGATTTATCACTCGAGACGATGGGGAAGAGGTGTCTTTTTATCGATCTTCCATTATGATGGAGGGATACAGGAGACTGAACGGCGGAGATCGGGTGCTTTTTGATATTGCTGAGACCCCCCGGGGCCCTGAGGCCAAAAATATCAGAAAAGTCGGCCATGATAAGTCGACGCTTCACTGA
- a CDS encoding nitrilase — translation MKAVIYQTYPILFDLKANLDDVIGKIHQGKDQGAQLIVFPELALTGYFVGQRYHELALKLDSTEIQKVVSATKGTAAIVGFIEESPSMNFYNSALVAVDGEISYAYRKLNLPNYGVFEERKFFSHGKQVPVFKLHGFTVAVFICNDLWHPSLPYLGVVQKADIFVTIFNSSQGSMGTEFSNIESWGVINKFYSRIFGIYNICANRVGQEAWRENVSMLAVETASLSAAERAARQPQKETFSFWGGSEMVNPFGQQIAKAALYEQDMISGEISRDLLRQKRILLPYLRGDDPYFTHRELQRILYGKGNDGPVF, via the coding sequence ATGAAGGCGGTGATCTATCAGACCTATCCGATTCTGTTCGATCTGAAGGCCAATCTGGATGATGTGATCGGGAAAATCCATCAGGGAAAGGACCAGGGCGCCCAGTTGATTGTTTTTCCCGAACTTGCCCTGACCGGCTATTTCGTGGGACAGCGATATCATGAACTGGCCCTGAAACTGGATTCCACAGAGATTCAGAAAGTGGTGTCGGCCACAAAGGGGACTGCCGCCATAGTGGGCTTTATTGAAGAATCCCCGTCCATGAATTTCTATAACTCCGCCCTGGTGGCGGTGGACGGTGAGATTTCCTATGCCTATCGGAAGCTCAACCTTCCCAATTACGGCGTGTTTGAGGAACGCAAATTCTTTTCTCATGGAAAACAGGTTCCCGTGTTCAAACTCCATGGGTTCACTGTTGCCGTCTTTATCTGCAATGACCTCTGGCACCCGTCCCTCCCCTATCTGGGGGTGGTGCAGAAGGCGGATATTTTTGTCACCATTTTTAATTCTTCACAGGGTTCCATGGGAACCGAATTTTCCAATATCGAGAGCTGGGGCGTGATCAACAAGTTCTATTCCCGTATTTTCGGAATCTATAACATCTGCGCCAATCGTGTAGGCCAAGAGGCGTGGAGGGAAAACGTGTCCATGCTGGCGGTCGAGACGGCCAGCCTCAGCGCCGCTGAGAGGGCCGCCAGGCAACCGCAAAAGGAAACCTTCAGCTTCTGGGGGGGGAGCGAGATGGTCAACCCCTTTGGTCAGCAGATCGCCAAGGCCGCCCTATACGAGCAGGATATGATTTCCGGGGAGATCTCGAGAGACCTCCTGCGACAGAAGCGGATCTTGCTCCCGTATCTGCGGGGGGATGACCCCTACTTTACCCATCGGGAATTGCAGCGAATTCTTTATGGCAAGGGGAACGACGGTCCTGTTTTTTGA
- a CDS encoding trimethylamine methyltransferase family protein, with protein MNFNMNGILEKIHTDALRVLEEVGVKCVSKEVRQIFEDTGLAAFDEDAGHIHVLTPLIEQALSTAPKRDQYWIPEDSFGVGGTAPFLYDDETGELVEPTFDHLARIAAIVEAADVIRFMARGVLIKKEEVKVMDTIVENCTKPIYVAAVTDEGIDRALKIHEGRGNITVQFSIINSPLNVIESMIDPFLSCIRKGIPIYVSTMPMAGLSGPYSMSGLVTLTHAEALFGITLAQLVNPGIVVVHAGLPSIANIQKNYAVDLGLKSHNIANLLQEKVNQQLDIPSIQTACTTSQDRPNEEAEKEAAYGFGLMKKYGFHQMRHSFGFLRELISFSIAKLERHVELCRETGPEDVPDLEDVPYDPEGFEAIMRNGSQANYMRDDHTLKNTGKYFLS; from the coding sequence ATGAATTTTAATATGAACGGCATTCTTGAAAAAATACATACCGACGCCCTCAGGGTCCTGGAGGAGGTGGGGGTCAAGTGCGTTTCCAAAGAAGTGCGGCAGATCTTTGAGGATACCGGACTTGCGGCATTTGATGAAGACGCGGGGCATATCCATGTCCTGACCCCTTTGATTGAGCAGGCCCTTTCCACGGCGCCCAAGAGAGATCAGTACTGGATCCCGGAGGATTCCTTTGGGGTAGGCGGGACGGCCCCATTCCTGTATGACGATGAGACCGGGGAGCTGGTGGAACCCACCTTCGATCACCTGGCCCGCATCGCGGCCATCGTGGAAGCGGCGGACGTGATCCGGTTCATGGCAAGGGGGGTCTTGATCAAAAAAGAGGAAGTCAAGGTCATGGATACGATTGTGGAGAACTGCACCAAGCCGATCTACGTGGCCGCGGTGACCGATGAAGGGATCGACCGGGCACTGAAGATCCATGAGGGCCGTGGAAACATCACGGTCCAGTTCTCCATTATCAACAGTCCCCTCAATGTCATCGAGAGCATGATCGACCCGTTTCTGTCATGCATCAGGAAAGGGATCCCCATCTATGTCTCCACCATGCCGATGGCGGGGCTGTCCGGCCCCTATTCCATGTCGGGACTCGTGACCCTGACCCATGCCGAGGCCCTGTTCGGCATCACCCTGGCCCAGCTGGTCAATCCCGGGATTGTGGTGGTTCACGCGGGTCTTCCTTCCATCGCCAATATTCAGAAGAATTATGCCGTGGATCTGGGCCTCAAGTCTCATAATATCGCCAACCTGCTTCAGGAAAAGGTGAACCAGCAGCTGGATATCCCTTCGATTCAGACCGCCTGCACCACCAGCCAGGATCGACCGAATGAGGAGGCCGAAAAAGAGGCGGCCTACGGCTTCGGCCTGATGAAAAAATACGGTTTTCACCAGATGCGGCATTCCTTCGGGTTTTTGAGGGAGCTGATCTCATTTTCCATTGCCAAGCTGGAAAGGCATGTGGAACTCTGCCGGGAAACCGGCCCTGAGGATGTCCCGGATCTTGAAGATGTGCCCTATGATCCTGAAGGTTTCGAGGCCATTATGCGCAACGGGAGCCAGGCGAATTACATGAGAGACGATCATACTCTCAAGAATACCGGAAAATACTTTCTGTCATGA
- a CDS encoding FAD-binding oxidoreductase, with translation MAFPTQYKYIIIGAGIHGLSTAWHLAKELKQRKRGSGKDVLVIDKGSIGAGASGIACGVIRNNYFQPAMRELMAHSVALWEEDGEAYGYHPVGYMQISPESMHADVAEIYAQQKDIGYQSLFIEGEKDCLNYMRKNVFDDWQAREITSVLHEKMGGYANQMRSLYRLADKAEAEGVRILTGVTVTGFKTDKDSVTAVETSDGDIQCDWVVVGPGPWAKGFWDMLDLPNEIDIKGPDGVIHSGNQMWTYWCLVEGTLGVDPGYAMNNQGKMPPVIHLDSEAPLHSSEDGSLITDQMWGIYYKPDFSFGGVQGGAAPYIVEGEVNVDPYGIDSPDFTVTPEFVHMWTSALAHAQKRYENTHQKYKDEPSGGVGCFTPDCFPIFDAMKQNCYMILDSNHGYKMIGVGKLVAKEVMGERQRLLEPFHFDRYEKGRLHPVSHSPFPWS, from the coding sequence ATGGCATTTCCTACACAATATAAGTACATTATCATCGGCGCCGGGATCCACGGCCTGAGCACGGCCTGGCACCTGGCAAAGGAATTGAAACAGAGAAAGCGGGGATCGGGCAAGGATGTCCTGGTCATTGACAAGGGATCCATCGGCGCCGGGGCATCCGGCATCGCCTGCGGCGTCATCCGCAACAACTATTTTCAGCCCGCCATGCGCGAGCTGATGGCCCACAGCGTTGCCCTGTGGGAGGAGGACGGGGAGGCCTACGGCTATCATCCGGTGGGCTACATGCAGATATCTCCCGAATCCATGCACGCCGATGTCGCCGAGATCTATGCGCAGCAGAAGGATATCGGCTACCAATCCCTATTCATCGAAGGCGAAAAGGACTGCCTCAACTATATGCGGAAAAATGTCTTTGACGACTGGCAGGCCCGGGAGATCACCTCTGTCCTCCACGAGAAGATGGGTGGTTATGCCAATCAGATGCGGTCCCTCTACCGGTTGGCGGACAAGGCCGAGGCCGAAGGGGTCCGCATCCTCACCGGGGTGACGGTCACCGGGTTCAAGACCGATAAAGACTCGGTGACGGCTGTCGAGACCTCTGACGGGGATATTCAATGCGACTGGGTGGTCGTGGGACCCGGTCCCTGGGCCAAGGGCTTTTGGGACATGCTGGACCTTCCCAATGAGATCGATATCAAGGGTCCGGACGGGGTTATCCATTCCGGAAATCAGATGTGGACCTACTGGTGCCTGGTTGAAGGCACCCTCGGCGTGGATCCCGGATATGCCATGAACAACCAGGGAAAGATGCCCCCGGTCATCCACCTGGATTCGGAGGCCCCGCTTCATTCGAGTGAGGACGGGTCTCTGATAACGGATCAGATGTGGGGCATCTATTACAAACCCGACTTCAGCTTCGGAGGCGTTCAGGGGGGAGCGGCGCCCTACATTGTGGAGGGAGAGGTGAATGTGGATCCGTACGGGATCGATTCTCCTGATTTTACGGTGACGCCCGAGTTCGTTCACATGTGGACGTCGGCCCTGGCCCATGCCCAGAAACGGTATGAGAACACCCATCAGAAATACAAGGATGAGCCCTCCGGGGGCGTGGGCTGTTTTACGCCCGACTGCTTCCCCATTTTTGATGCCATGAAGCAGAACTGCTATATGATCCTGGATTCCAATCATGGATACAAGATGATCGGCGTGGGCAAGCTGGTGGCCAAAGAGGTGATGGGGGAAAGGCAGCGCCTTCTCGAGCCGTTTCACTTTGATCGCTACGAAAAAGGGCGGTTGCATCCGGTCTCTCACAGCCCCTTTCCATGGAGCTGA
- a CDS encoding trimethylamine methyltransferase family protein, which yields MNTKQVEASKAVLGNDAVEMLLKSHQDALWILENLGVGCTQPEMQEVFEPFTAEGEAVVYDNRIYVTSGLVERCLETVPGVSDFFVPRNSFFIGGTAPYVYDDEKGTGGIFPTPEHAKRIAQIADAREPVAGMGRGIKLKDEVMQMNIMAENCSKPLYFAVTSDKSLERAKEIYAERKDIMVVFCLTRPPLEVNENFSDHFVKVVKAGLPVFISAMPMAGISAPYCYNGVLSMTHAEVLFGICAAQLLNPGTTCVHAGYPTIADPSIEYNPNYGLVSHNLLNILMAHLNLMLDIPTFQSAGTTHEEDPTEKAYADARMGQALCKKYGVHMIRHPFAFLRYLIDFSFEKLEKSIQIAREVTPEDAPEIEIPVYDDRGMDSIRNIGLGMYMEDPLTTANLGRIFVT from the coding sequence ATGAATACGAAACAGGTGGAAGCATCAAAGGCGGTCTTAGGTAACGACGCCGTCGAAATGCTGCTCAAGTCGCATCAGGATGCGTTGTGGATATTGGAGAATCTGGGCGTCGGCTGCACGCAGCCGGAGATGCAAGAGGTGTTTGAGCCCTTTACGGCCGAGGGTGAGGCCGTGGTCTATGATAATCGGATATATGTGACATCCGGGCTGGTTGAGAGATGCCTTGAAACGGTCCCAGGGGTATCCGACTTTTTTGTCCCCCGCAACAGCTTTTTCATCGGGGGAACGGCCCCCTATGTGTATGACGACGAAAAAGGGACCGGAGGTATATTTCCCACTCCTGAACATGCCAAACGTATTGCACAGATCGCCGATGCCCGTGAGCCTGTAGCCGGGATGGGGAGGGGCATTAAACTGAAAGACGAGGTCATGCAGATGAATATCATGGCCGAGAATTGCAGCAAACCGCTGTATTTTGCGGTGACCTCGGATAAATCGCTGGAGCGGGCCAAGGAGATCTACGCCGAACGAAAGGATATCATGGTCGTCTTCTGCCTCACGCGGCCCCCGCTGGAGGTGAATGAAAACTTTTCCGACCATTTTGTAAAGGTAGTCAAAGCGGGCCTTCCGGTCTTTATCTCGGCGATGCCGATGGCCGGCATCAGTGCACCTTATTGTTATAACGGGGTGCTTTCCATGACCCATGCCGAGGTCCTCTTCGGCATCTGCGCGGCCCAGTTGCTCAACCCCGGCACGACCTGCGTCCATGCAGGCTATCCGACCATTGCGGATCCCAGTATTGAATACAACCCGAATTACGGACTGGTCAGCCATAATCTCTTGAACATCCTTATGGCCCACCTGAACCTTATGCTGGATATCCCGACCTTTCAGAGCGCCGGAACCACCCATGAAGAAGACCCCACGGAAAAGGCCTATGCCGATGCGCGGATGGGCCAGGCACTCTGCAAGAAATATGGGGTCCATATGATCCGCCATCCGTTTGCCTTTCTAAGATACCTGATCGATTTCTCCTTTGAGAAGCTGGAAAAATCCATCCAGATCGCCCGGGAGGTCACCCCTGAGGATGCACCGGAAATAGAGATACCGGTGTACGACGATCGCGGTATGGATTCCATCAGAAATATCGGTCTGGGAATGTATATGGAAGATCCCCTGACCACAGCCAACCTGGGCAGGATTTTCGTCACATAA
- a CDS encoding MarR family transcriptional regulator, giving the protein MSQKNNSVPPDHPEDIHTIRTKEIIYAIRRLMQAGEHYTKELNKIYNVSAAQINCLIALHENGPLSPSQIARHVMVNSSTVTGIIDRLEKKGLVERSRISHDRRVITVELTRSGKILAENAPPPIQHKIIDGLNKLSPSDIDDIALTLKRLTDMLDVQDLDVT; this is encoded by the coding sequence ATGTCTCAAAAAAATAATAGTGTTCCCCCTGATCATCCTGAAGATATCCATACCATACGAACCAAGGAGATCATCTATGCGATCCGCAGATTGATGCAGGCAGGGGAGCATTATACAAAGGAACTGAACAAGATATACAATGTGAGCGCGGCTCAGATCAACTGTCTGATCGCCCTTCACGAAAACGGCCCCCTTTCCCCGTCCCAGATTGCGAGACATGTGATGGTCAATTCCAGCACGGTTACGGGTATTATCGATCGGCTGGAGAAAAAGGGGCTTGTTGAACGATCACGGATCTCACATGACCGCCGGGTGATTACGGTGGAGTTGACCCGAAGCGGAAAAATACTCGCTGAAAATGCCCCGCCCCCCATACAGCACAAGATTATTGACGGACTTAACAAGCTTTCTCCCAGCGATATCGACGACATTGCACTGACCCTGAAACGGCTCACCGACATGCTGGATGTGCAGGATCTGGACGTCACGTAG
- a CDS encoding ATP-binding cassette domain-containing protein — protein sequence MIRLMHVSKSFDNGRSLAVKDLSLRVEPGETLVLLGSSGCGKTTTLKMINRLIEPTAGTIEVGGEDIMTQDPVTLRRRIGYVFQGIGLFPHMTVGQNVEVVPRLLGWSVQKRKARADQLLHLVGLPSPEFAARFPDELSGGQQQRVGVARALAADPAYLLMDEPFGALDALSRESLQQELLTLKKELKKTIVFVTHDIFEALLLGDRILILHQGRLEQIGTKQEILSAPATPFVRDLFAKPARQLADFEGMT from the coding sequence ATGATCCGATTGATGCACGTTTCCAAATCATTTGATAACGGCCGTTCCCTTGCGGTAAAGGATCTCTCCCTGAGAGTGGAACCGGGGGAAACCCTGGTCCTTCTGGGATCGTCCGGGTGCGGAAAGACCACCACCCTCAAGATGATCAACCGGCTCATCGAACCGACCGCAGGAACCATCGAGGTGGGGGGGGAGGATATCATGACCCAGGACCCGGTCACATTGCGCCGGCGGATCGGGTATGTGTTTCAAGGGATCGGCCTCTTCCCCCACATGACCGTGGGCCAGAATGTGGAAGTCGTTCCCCGACTCTTGGGCTGGTCGGTCCAAAAGCGGAAAGCGCGTGCCGACCAGCTACTGCACCTTGTGGGACTCCCTTCACCGGAATTCGCCGCCCGGTTCCCGGACGAACTCTCCGGGGGACAGCAGCAGCGGGTGGGCGTGGCCCGGGCCCTGGCCGCCGACCCTGCCTATCTCCTCATGGATGAGCCCTTCGGGGCCCTCGATGCCCTGAGCCGTGAATCACTGCAGCAGGAATTGCTCACGCTTAAGAAGGAGCTCAAAAAGACCATTGTCTTTGTGACCCATGACATCTTCGAGGCCCTCCTGTTGGGTGACCGGATATTGATCCTCCATCAGGGGAGACTGGAACAGATCGGGACCAAACAGGAGATCCTGTCTGCGCCGGCCACCCCCTTTGTTCGGGACCTTTTTGCCAAACCCGCCAGACAATTGGCGGACTTTGAAGGGATGACCTGA